One stretch of Kiritimatiellaceae bacterium DNA includes these proteins:
- a CDS encoding V-type ATP synthase subunit D encodes MAKIKYTKNELKAQRDSLTRFRRYLPTLLLKKQQLQLEMRLLEGQIAAKRAEEEKTRADLSVWVKLFSEPPAVSSAEPFDFSPYIKVAEIKRSSGNIAGVTIPLFERLRFEEALPDLFETPAWVDGGIDLLRQLIRLRIERQVIEEQHRLLSDELRTTSQRVNLFEKVKIPECRENIRVIRIFMGDQQTAAVARAKIAKGKSVEKVRSA; translated from the coding sequence ATGGCAAAAATCAAGTACACCAAAAACGAGTTGAAGGCGCAGCGGGATTCGCTGACGCGCTTCCGGCGCTATCTGCCGACGCTGCTGCTCAAAAAGCAGCAGTTGCAGCTCGAGATGCGTCTGCTTGAAGGACAGATTGCCGCCAAGCGCGCCGAAGAAGAAAAGACACGCGCCGATCTGTCTGTCTGGGTAAAACTGTTTTCCGAGCCGCCTGCGGTGAGCTCCGCCGAACCGTTCGATTTTTCACCGTACATCAAAGTTGCAGAGATTAAGCGCTCCAGCGGCAATATCGCGGGCGTCACGATTCCGCTGTTTGAAAGGTTGCGCTTTGAAGAGGCTTTGCCGGATTTATTTGAAACGCCTGCCTGGGTGGACGGCGGGATTGATCTGCTCCGTCAGCTCATCCGTTTGCGGATTGAGCGGCAGGTGATTGAAGAGCAGCATCGTCTGCTGTCCGACGAATTACGCACGACGTCGCAGCGCGTGAATCTGTTCGAGAAGGTGAAGATTCCTGAATGCCGTGAAAACATCCGCGTCATCCGTATTTTCATGGGCGACCAGCAAACCGCCGCCGTCGCCCGGGCCAAGATTGCGAAAGGCAAGAGCGTAGAAAAGGTTCGCTCCGCATGA
- a CDS encoding V-type ATP synthase subunit B: MHKVYHRIEQIAGNVIVVSAEGISYGELAQVTSDMGTSLAQVIRLEGGRVYLQVFAGGRGISTDSQVRFLGRTMQVPFSENLMGRVFTGSGVPRDRGPVLSENMIEIGGPSVNPAKRIIPRNMVRTGIPMIDVFNTLVESQKLPVFSVAGEPYNELLARIALQAEVDIIILGGMGLKHDDYLYFRDYLEENGALSRSVLFVHTASDPTVECLLVPDIALAVAEQFALKDKRVLVLLTDMTNFADAMKEVAITMEQIPSNRGYPGDLYSQLASRYEKAVDFEGAGSITILAVTTMPGDDVTHPVPDNTGYITEGQFYLKNGRIEPFGSLSRLKQQVNGKTRADHRTIMDTMIQLYASYKETLEKQSMGFRMSGWDTKLLKYGERFEKEMMALSVNIPLEGALDLGWQILADCFEPQETGIASKLTDKFWPKS; the protein is encoded by the coding sequence ATGCATAAGGTTTATCACCGCATTGAACAGATCGCCGGCAACGTGATCGTGGTCAGCGCCGAAGGGATCAGCTACGGCGAGCTGGCGCAGGTCACCTCCGATATGGGCACTTCGCTGGCACAGGTGATTCGTCTCGAAGGCGGGCGCGTTTACCTCCAGGTTTTTGCTGGCGGACGCGGTATCTCGACGGATTCGCAGGTGCGCTTCCTCGGCCGCACTATGCAGGTGCCGTTCTCGGAAAACTTGATGGGCCGTGTTTTCACCGGATCGGGCGTACCGCGCGACCGCGGGCCGGTGCTCAGTGAAAACATGATTGAAATCGGCGGGCCGTCGGTGAATCCGGCCAAACGTATTATTCCGCGCAATATGGTGCGTACCGGGATTCCGATGATCGACGTGTTCAATACGCTGGTCGAATCGCAGAAGCTGCCGGTGTTTTCGGTCGCGGGCGAGCCCTACAACGAACTGCTGGCGCGTATCGCCCTGCAGGCCGAAGTGGACATCATCATTCTCGGCGGCATGGGACTGAAGCACGACGACTACCTTTACTTTCGCGACTACCTCGAAGAAAACGGTGCGCTGTCGCGCTCGGTGCTTTTTGTGCATACCGCCTCCGACCCGACGGTGGAATGTCTGCTGGTTCCGGATATCGCGCTGGCGGTTGCCGAGCAGTTCGCGCTGAAGGATAAGCGCGTGCTGGTACTGCTGACCGACATGACCAACTTTGCCGATGCAATGAAGGAAGTCGCCATTACGATGGAGCAGATTCCTTCGAATCGCGGCTATCCCGGCGACCTCTACAGCCAGCTGGCCTCGCGCTACGAAAAGGCCGTGGACTTTGAAGGTGCCGGTTCGATCACCATTCTGGCGGTGACGACGATGCCGGGCGACGACGTGACCCATCCGGTTCCCGACAACACCGGCTACATCACCGAAGGGCAGTTCTATCTCAAGAACGGACGCATCGAGCCGTTCGGTTCGCTCAGCCGTCTGAAACAGCAGGTGAACGGAAAGACGCGCGCCGACCATCGCACCATCATGGACACCATGATCCAGCTCTACGCTTCGTACAAAGAAACGCTGGAAAAGCAGTCGATGGGTTTCCGCATGAGCGGCTGGGACACCAAGCTCCTTAAATACGGCGAACGGTTCGAAAAGGAAATGATGGCGCTCTCGGTGAATATTCCGCTCGAAGGCGCGCTCGATCTCGGCTGGCAGATTCTGGCCGACTGCTTTGAACCGCAGGAGACGGGGATCGCCTCTAAACTGACGGATAAGTTCTGGCCGAAATCGTAA